A window of Sphingobacterium sp. lm-10 contains these coding sequences:
- the lpxD gene encoding UDP-3-O-(3-hydroxymyristoyl)glucosamine N-acyltransferase, with amino-acid sequence MKFSAQQIATLLQGTIEGDAAVSVSRLSKIEEGDIESLSFLSNPKYEQYLYDSEAAIVVVNESQVLDPQRVVKPTMIRVKDAYQAFAELLKIYEQMRSDRSGREEYSFVHDSAELGEGYYVGAFAYIGQQTVIGKNVKVYPQVYIGDNVRIGDNSVIYPGAKIYHDCVLGSHVTVHAGAVVGSDGFGFAPQEDGSYTKVPQIGNVILEDWVEVGSNTTIDRATLGHTTLRRGVKLDNLVQIAHNVEVGENTVVAAQTGISGSTKIGAKVILGGQVGVVGHITVAPGTQVQAQSGINKTISEENKKWAGSPAFPYQGELRSQVLYAKLPELEKRIAELEKRLSEK; translated from the coding sequence ATGAAATTTTCAGCTCAACAAATTGCGACATTATTGCAGGGCACGATAGAGGGGGATGCAGCAGTATCGGTATCTCGCCTATCTAAGATTGAAGAAGGTGATATCGAAAGCTTATCCTTTCTGTCTAACCCAAAATATGAGCAGTATCTGTACGATAGTGAAGCTGCTATCGTCGTGGTAAATGAATCCCAGGTATTGGATCCGCAACGGGTAGTAAAGCCGACGATGATCCGGGTGAAAGACGCTTATCAAGCGTTTGCTGAATTACTGAAGATATACGAACAAATGCGTTCTGACCGCTCTGGACGTGAAGAATATAGTTTTGTACATGATTCTGCAGAGCTTGGAGAAGGCTACTACGTAGGTGCCTTTGCCTACATCGGGCAACAAACTGTGATCGGTAAAAACGTAAAAGTATATCCGCAAGTGTACATCGGTGATAATGTTCGTATTGGTGATAATAGTGTGATTTATCCCGGAGCAAAAATTTATCATGATTGTGTATTAGGGAGTCATGTAACTGTGCACGCTGGCGCCGTGGTGGGTAGTGATGGCTTCGGCTTCGCACCGCAAGAGGATGGATCGTATACAAAAGTGCCTCAGATTGGTAATGTAATTCTGGAAGATTGGGTAGAAGTAGGTAGCAACACGACAATAGACCGGGCGACACTGGGTCATACTACGTTACGTCGTGGTGTGAAGTTAGACAACCTGGTGCAGATTGCGCACAACGTGGAAGTGGGAGAAAACACCGTGGTGGCAGCACAAACCGGGATCTCCGGCAGTACGAAGATTGGTGCAAAAGTAATTCTGGGGGGACAGGTTGGCGTGGTTGGCCATATTACGGTGGCTCCGGGCACTCAGGTACAGGCGCAATCTGGAATTAACAAAACGATAAGCGAAGAAAACAAAAAATGGGCTGGTTCTCCGGCATTTCCTTATCAAGGGGAGCTTAGGTCGCAGGTGCTTTATGCTAAACTGCCTGAGCTGGAAAAAAGGATCGCCGAGCTGGAGAAACGCCTCAGTGAAAAATAA
- a CDS encoding bifunctional UDP-3-O-[3-hydroxymyristoyl] N-acetylglucosamine deacetylase/3-hydroxyacyl-ACP dehydratase codes for MNVKQRTIQSEVTISGVGLHTGHPVNICIKPAPENHWYKFQRVDLEGKPLVNVDADNVTDTSRGTTISQNGGSVSTIEHLMSALVGLELDNVLIEIDGPEVPILDGSAAIFVEKLREVGFVEQEADREYFEVTSNIHYNEPERQVEIVAMALDGYRLTCMIDFNSPVLGSQHASITHITEFPKEISSSRTFCFLHELEMLVQQNLVKGGDLSNAIVIVDKEIDENELNKLEHVFNKKVEVASEGILNNVQLRHLNEPARHKLLDMIGDLALVGRPIKGHIMAARPGHAANVAFAKRIKAQMKKERSRKNVKVYDPNMTPVYDTVQIMNILPHRQPFLMIDKILELSERHVVGLKNVTMNEDLFMGHFPGSPLFPGVLQIEAMAQTGGILVLNTVSDPQNWLTLFLKIENAKFKHPVRPGDTVIFTCELLEPIRRGIARMKGVGLVGEKVVSEAELMAQIVRVKE; via the coding sequence ATGAATGTAAAACAGCGAACTATCCAATCCGAAGTGACGATTTCGGGTGTAGGACTGCATACGGGGCACCCTGTAAATATATGCATCAAACCTGCACCAGAGAATCATTGGTACAAATTCCAACGTGTGGATTTGGAAGGTAAACCATTGGTAAATGTAGATGCCGATAACGTAACAGATACCTCTCGTGGAACTACCATATCCCAAAATGGCGGATCTGTCAGTACGATTGAGCACCTCATGTCTGCTTTGGTAGGGTTAGAATTGGACAATGTTCTGATCGAAATTGACGGTCCGGAAGTACCCATTCTAGACGGTAGTGCCGCTATCTTCGTCGAGAAATTGCGCGAAGTAGGTTTTGTAGAACAGGAAGCCGATCGCGAGTATTTTGAAGTAACAAGCAACATTCATTATAACGAACCTGAAAGACAGGTGGAGATCGTCGCGATGGCACTGGATGGCTATCGTCTTACGTGTATGATCGACTTCAATTCGCCTGTGTTGGGAAGTCAACATGCATCTATCACGCATATCACAGAATTTCCAAAAGAGATATCTTCGTCTAGAACATTCTGTTTCTTGCACGAGTTGGAGATGTTGGTACAACAAAATCTGGTTAAAGGTGGCGATTTGTCCAATGCGATCGTTATAGTGGATAAGGAGATCGACGAAAATGAACTCAATAAGCTGGAGCATGTCTTCAACAAGAAAGTGGAGGTGGCTAGTGAAGGAATATTGAACAATGTACAGTTGCGTCATTTAAACGAGCCTGCTCGTCACAAATTGCTCGATATGATCGGCGATTTGGCTTTGGTGGGTAGGCCTATAAAAGGACATATCATGGCAGCGCGCCCTGGACATGCGGCGAATGTTGCGTTTGCGAAGCGGATCAAAGCACAGATGAAAAAGGAGCGTTCCCGCAAGAATGTAAAAGTGTATGATCCGAATATGACGCCGGTATACGATACGGTTCAGATTATGAACATCCTGCCGCATCGTCAACCATTTTTAATGATCGACAAGATCTTGGAGCTTTCGGAGCGCCATGTTGTTGGTCTGAAAAATGTAACGATGAACGAAGACTTGTTTATGGGACATTTTCCAGGATCTCCATTATTCCCCGGTGTATTGCAGATTGAAGCAATGGCGCAAACAGGAGGGATATTGGTGCTGAATACGGTTTCCGATCCGCAAAATTGGTTGACATTGTTCCTGAAAATAGAGAATGCAAAATTCAAACATCCTGTTCGCCCCGGCGATACAGTAATATTCACCTGTGAGTTATTAGAGCCAATACGTCGTGGTATTGCTCGGATGAAAGGTGTAGGATTGGTCGGTGAGAAAGTAGTGAGCGAAGCGGAGCTGATGGCACAAATCGTTCGAGTTAAAGAATAA
- the efp gene encoding elongation factor P, which produces MAKASDVKSGNILRFNGELVSVDEFLHRTPGNLRAFYQAKMRNLKTGKLVEYRFRTDEEVEIARVETNDYQYLYDDGDFFVIMDNDSYEQFNVPKSLFGDSARFLKEGMNVIVAFESEEPIMAQAPTTVDLEITYTEPAVKGDTSTNALKSATVETGVEIRVPLFVNQGDRVKVDTRTGDYIERVK; this is translated from the coding sequence ATGGCTAAAGCATCAGACGTAAAATCTGGGAATATATTGCGTTTCAACGGAGAGTTGGTAAGCGTAGATGAATTTTTGCACCGCACACCAGGCAATCTACGTGCATTTTACCAAGCAAAAATGCGTAACCTGAAGACAGGGAAATTGGTTGAATACCGCTTCAGAACAGACGAAGAGGTGGAGATTGCACGCGTGGAAACCAATGACTATCAATACCTGTACGATGATGGCGACTTTTTCGTGATCATGGACAATGACAGCTATGAGCAGTTCAATGTGCCAAAATCACTTTTTGGTGATAGTGCCCGCTTTCTGAAAGAAGGTATGAACGTGATCGTGGCTTTCGAAAGCGAAGAACCGATCATGGCGCAAGCGCCTACCACTGTTGATTTGGAAATCACCTACACAGAGCCCGCTGTAAAAGGAGATACCTCTACCAACGCATTGAAAAGTGCGACGGTAGAAACCGGTGTAGAGATTCGTGTGCCTCTATTTGTTAATCAGGGAGACCGCGTGAAAGTAGATACCCGTACTGGAGATTATATTGAGCGTGTCAAATAA
- a CDS encoding HD domain-containing protein, which translates to MNKKKIINDPVYGFVTIPSAFIYDLIQHPFFQRLRYIKQGSMSHLVYPGALHTRFQHAIGAMHLMSLAISTLRNKDVEISEEEEEAALTAILLHDIGHGPFSHSLEQTIIEGVSHEMISSLLMQRLNEAFEGKLDLAICIFNDKYPRPFLHQLVSSQLDTDRMDYLNRDSFFTGVSEGVISFDRIIKMLYVVDEQLVIEQKGIYSVENFLIARRLMYWQVYLHKTVVAAEQMLLQALRRAKELAQEGISLFASPALVHFLHQRITKDNFMSDQSHLSCFTRLDDTDIMSAIKAWSTHEDKILRILCSKLMNRELFRTEMRSEAITNTEFQDMQRRAQVAFDLQDHEVDYFVYTQTIKNSAYDPLQSGIKVLAKDGTLLDITAASDLSNLDALSKIVVKYAVIYPKEIFN; encoded by the coding sequence TTGAATAAGAAAAAAATAATTAATGACCCGGTGTATGGTTTTGTGACCATTCCATCTGCTTTCATTTATGATCTTATTCAGCACCCTTTCTTTCAAAGACTGCGGTATATCAAACAAGGTAGCATGAGCCACTTGGTGTATCCAGGAGCCCTGCATACTCGTTTTCAACACGCTATTGGTGCGATGCACCTGATGAGTCTGGCCATCAGCACGTTGCGTAATAAAGACGTAGAGATATCGGAAGAGGAAGAAGAAGCTGCTCTTACAGCGATACTTTTACATGATATAGGTCATGGCCCATTTTCTCACTCGTTAGAGCAAACGATCATCGAGGGCGTATCACATGAGATGATTTCCTCCTTATTGATGCAGCGCCTCAATGAGGCATTTGAGGGAAAATTGGATTTGGCGATTTGCATCTTCAATGATAAATACCCGAGACCGTTCCTACATCAATTGGTATCCAGCCAGTTGGATACAGATCGGATGGATTATCTAAATCGAGACAGCTTTTTTACTGGTGTTTCCGAGGGAGTCATATCCTTCGATCGCATTATCAAAATGTTATATGTGGTCGATGAGCAGCTGGTGATCGAGCAGAAAGGAATTTACTCTGTCGAGAATTTTCTGATTGCTAGACGCTTAATGTATTGGCAGGTATACCTGCACAAGACCGTGGTAGCCGCCGAGCAAATGCTCTTGCAAGCATTGCGTCGGGCGAAAGAGTTGGCGCAGGAAGGAATTAGTTTATTTGCAAGTCCGGCATTGGTTCATTTTCTACATCAGCGGATTACAAAAGACAACTTTATGAGCGATCAGTCTCACTTGTCCTGCTTTACCCGTTTAGATGATACCGACATCATGTCTGCGATCAAGGCTTGGAGTACGCATGAAGACAAGATTTTGCGTATCCTGTGTTCCAAGTTAATGAATAGAGAACTATTTCGGACAGAAATGCGCAGTGAGGCGATTACGAACACAGAATTTCAGGATATGCAACGACGCGCGCAAGTTGCCTTCGATTTACAGGATCATGAGGTAGATTATTTCGTGTACACGCAAACCATTAAAAATAGTGCCTACGATCCTTTGCAGAGTGGTATTAAAGTCTTGGCAAAGGACGGTACATTACTGGATATCACGGCAGCATCTGACCTTTCAAATCTTGATGCCTTGTCAAAAATCGTAGTCAAATATGCGGTCATTTACCCAAAAGAAATATTTAATTAA
- a CDS encoding PglZ domain-containing protein, with protein sequence MQKTRILWADDEIEFLKPHILLLEQKGYKVKTVNNGYDAVDAFKSDPYDLVFLDENMPGLTGLETLSILKSVNASIPTVLVTKNEEEHLMEDAIGSKIDDYLIKPVNPKQILLTIKKLTENRRLVSEKTSLAYQQDFRNLGTIMNDALDYKQWVEAYKKLLYWELSLEKLEDSGMHEILTMQKSEANALFAKYVENNYLGWINDPGSGPNLSHHIFKKKVFPTMEDDRPTFFFLIDNLRYDQWRVINEIITEYFRLEEEDSYFSILPTATQYARNAIFSGLTPLEMERRFPDHWQNDNDEGGKNMHEDVFLADQIKRVYRKDIKHSYTKILTHEQGKDVLENLNNLMNNDLNVLVYNFVDMLSHARTDMAMIRELANDDAAYRSLTLSWFEHSPWLDVLKWLAQHKVRVIVTTDHGTIRVKKPSKIVGDRNTNTNLRYKQGKNLNYQDKDVFVVKNPHDAQLPKLNISSVYTFAKEDAYFVYPNNYNQFVNHFYGTFQHGGISLEEMIIPFATYTPK encoded by the coding sequence ATGCAGAAGACACGTATACTCTGGGCAGATGATGAAATTGAATTTCTGAAGCCCCATATTCTATTACTCGAACAAAAAGGGTATAAAGTCAAGACCGTAAATAATGGCTACGATGCGGTAGATGCCTTTAAAAGTGATCCGTACGATCTGGTTTTCCTCGATGAAAATATGCCGGGCCTAACAGGATTAGAAACGTTGAGCATCCTAAAATCTGTCAATGCTTCTATTCCGACCGTACTGGTTACAAAAAACGAGGAAGAACACCTGATGGAAGACGCAATTGGCTCTAAAATAGATGACTACCTGATTAAGCCGGTAAACCCCAAGCAGATATTATTAACGATAAAAAAGCTTACTGAAAACCGAAGGTTAGTAAGCGAAAAAACGTCACTGGCATACCAGCAGGATTTTAGAAATCTGGGCACGATCATGAATGATGCCCTGGATTATAAGCAATGGGTTGAAGCGTATAAGAAATTGCTTTACTGGGAGCTATCGCTCGAAAAATTGGAAGATAGCGGAATGCATGAAATTCTGACGATGCAAAAATCGGAAGCCAATGCCCTATTTGCAAAGTATGTCGAGAACAATTACCTGGGCTGGATCAATGATCCGGGCAGTGGTCCTAATCTATCTCACCATATTTTTAAAAAGAAAGTGTTTCCAACGATGGAAGACGATCGACCTACTTTCTTCTTTTTGATAGACAACTTGCGCTACGATCAATGGCGCGTGATCAACGAAATCATCACCGAGTACTTCCGACTAGAAGAAGAAGATAGCTATTTTAGCATACTCCCAACAGCAACCCAGTATGCCCGTAATGCGATCTTTAGCGGCCTTACGCCACTGGAGATGGAGCGTAGGTTTCCAGATCATTGGCAAAATGACAATGATGAAGGCGGAAAAAACATGCACGAAGATGTATTCCTGGCCGATCAGATCAAAAGGGTATACCGCAAAGATATCAAGCATTCGTATACCAAGATATTAACTCACGAACAGGGCAAGGATGTATTAGAAAATCTAAACAACCTGATGAACAATGACCTGAACGTGCTGGTATACAATTTTGTAGATATGCTATCTCATGCGCGTACAGATATGGCGATGATCCGCGAACTGGCTAACGATGATGCGGCCTATCGATCACTCACCCTTTCTTGGTTTGAGCACTCGCCTTGGCTGGATGTGTTGAAATGGCTGGCGCAGCATAAAGTACGCGTGATCGTAACCACAGACCATGGCACGATCCGTGTGAAGAAACCGAGTAAGATTGTGGGCGACCGCAACACCAATACCAACTTGCGTTACAAACAGGGCAAAAATCTCAATTATCAGGATAAAGATGTATTTGTTGTCAAGAATCCGCACGATGCGCAACTTCCTAAGTTAAACATCAGTTCGGTATACACCTTCGCTAAAGAAGATGCCTATTTTGTATATCCCAACAATTACAATCAGTTTGTGAATCATTTCTATGGCACCTTCCAGCATGGGGGGATCTCCCTGGAAGAAATGATCATTCCATTTGCGACCTACACGCCGAAATAA
- the lpxA gene encoding acyl-ACP--UDP-N-acetylglucosamine O-acyltransferase — MIQPLSYIHPDAQIAQNVVIEPFSTIHKDVVIGEGTWIGSNVTIMDGARIGKNCRIFPGAIISGEPQDLKFEGEITTAEIGDNTTIRECVTINRGTKDRYRTVIGKNCLIQAYSHIAHDCFVGDNCIFSNSSTLAGHITVGDYVVLAGMVAVHQFCKIGSHAFVTGGTLVRKDVPPYIKAAREPIAYAGINSVGLRRRGYTNEQINEIQNIYRVLFVKHSNLGKALDLVEAEFEATELRDEILGFVRASNRGVVKGFGQGKASL, encoded by the coding sequence ATGATACAACCATTATCATACATACATCCTGATGCGCAAATTGCTCAGAATGTGGTTATTGAACCTTTTTCTACCATCCACAAAGATGTGGTGATTGGAGAAGGTACATGGATAGGCTCTAATGTGACGATCATGGATGGTGCGCGCATTGGAAAAAACTGTCGTATTTTTCCTGGAGCGATCATCTCGGGTGAGCCGCAAGACCTTAAGTTTGAAGGCGAAATCACAACAGCAGAAATTGGTGACAACACCACGATTCGTGAGTGTGTAACTATCAATAGAGGTACCAAAGATCGTTATCGTACGGTCATTGGTAAAAACTGTTTGATACAAGCGTACAGTCACATTGCGCACGATTGTTTCGTGGGAGATAACTGTATCTTCTCGAACTCCAGTACACTTGCCGGGCACATCACCGTAGGAGACTACGTGGTGTTGGCGGGGATGGTAGCGGTACACCAGTTCTGTAAAATTGGCTCGCATGCTTTTGTGACTGGTGGTACGCTCGTACGTAAGGATGTGCCGCCTTATATCAAAGCTGCCCGCGAACCCATTGCGTATGCCGGAATCAATTCAGTCGGCTTGCGTCGTCGTGGTTACACCAACGAGCAAATCAATGAAATTCAGAATATCTACCGTGTGCTTTTTGTAAAGCATAGTAATTTGGGTAAGGCTTTGGATTTGGTAGAAGCAGAATTTGAAGCAACAGAGCTGAGAGACGAGATTCTGGGCTTCGTACGCGCGTCGAACCGTGGCGTTGTAAAGGGTTTTGGACAAGGAAAAGCCAGTCTTTAA
- a CDS encoding 5-formyltetrahydrofolate cyclo-ligase codes for MTKDTLRTIYKAKRMALMPEEKQLLDDEILNGLKSLDLSSVSYLHVYLPIVKWNEYDTYPFIYWLRQHHPAVHIVVSISEFEKGTLQHYVWNKESVVANVWGIPEIIVQPDTVHVDPQAIDLILIPLLVCDRDGNRIGYGKGFYDRFLQGCKTDVQKVGISYFDPMEEQIPADRWDVPLDSLITPTGSIRF; via the coding sequence ATGACGAAAGATACTCTTAGGACAATATATAAAGCCAAGCGCATGGCGCTTATGCCGGAAGAAAAGCAGCTGCTGGACGATGAGATACTCAACGGATTGAAAAGTTTGGATTTATCCAGCGTATCCTACTTGCATGTATACCTACCCATAGTGAAGTGGAATGAGTACGATACCTATCCATTCATTTATTGGCTTCGCCAGCATCATCCTGCGGTGCACATTGTCGTGTCGATATCCGAATTTGAGAAAGGGACATTGCAGCATTATGTCTGGAATAAGGAGTCTGTCGTGGCTAATGTTTGGGGGATTCCAGAAATTATTGTGCAGCCAGACACCGTGCATGTCGATCCACAAGCTATAGATTTGATCTTGATCCCCTTATTGGTTTGCGATCGCGATGGAAATCGTATTGGTTATGGAAAAGGGTTTTATGATCGTTTTCTACAAGGATGTAAAACAGACGTCCAAAAGGTAGGTATATCCTATTTTGATCCGATGGAAGAACAGATACCCGCAGATAGGTGGGATGTGCCTCTGGACAGCCTCATCACTCCCACTGGCAGCATACGTTTTTAG
- a CDS encoding sugar phosphate isomerase/epimerase encodes MKLQNTMLQAALVAMLAWTTTACNNHSSSNKETEETTDTTAAVAASYPEEELGWKLGAQAYTFRLFSFEEALHKIKEAGLQHVEMYPGQDLTKGSSEKTGHQLNAEGRKKAKELLSEHGITLNAYGVVDGKDEAEWRQIFDFAKEMGIQVVVCEPKEAHLDILSKLCDEYNIKVAIHNHPEPSTYWDPAIVLKAIEGRSDKMGAAADVGHWERSGLNPVESLKKLEGKVFHVHFKDLNVANDKAAHDVHWGTGVIGMPQIIEELKRQQFKGMISAEYEHNWENNTGDVKASVEKFRQAL; translated from the coding sequence ATGAAACTACAAAACACCATGCTACAGGCAGCTTTGGTGGCCATGCTAGCATGGACTACAACTGCTTGTAACAACCATTCATCGTCCAATAAGGAGACGGAAGAAACTACCGATACCACGGCAGCTGTTGCGGCAAGTTATCCAGAAGAAGAACTAGGATGGAAGCTAGGCGCTCAAGCCTACACCTTTCGCTTATTCTCTTTCGAGGAGGCCTTACATAAGATTAAAGAGGCTGGCTTACAGCATGTAGAAATGTATCCAGGACAAGATCTTACTAAAGGTAGTTCAGAAAAAACCGGCCATCAGCTTAATGCAGAGGGTAGGAAAAAAGCGAAAGAACTATTGTCTGAGCATGGTATTACGTTGAACGCCTACGGCGTGGTGGATGGTAAAGATGAAGCAGAGTGGCGTCAGATCTTTGATTTTGCGAAAGAGATGGGCATACAGGTGGTGGTTTGCGAGCCTAAAGAGGCACATTTGGATATCCTGTCTAAACTATGTGATGAATATAACATCAAAGTAGCGATACATAACCACCCAGAGCCTTCTACGTACTGGGATCCTGCGATCGTTTTGAAAGCGATTGAAGGTAGAAGCGACAAGATGGGTGCAGCAGCCGATGTAGGTCATTGGGAGCGTTCGGGATTGAACCCTGTAGAATCTTTGAAAAAATTGGAAGGAAAAGTTTTCCATGTACACTTTAAAGATTTAAACGTAGCCAACGATAAGGCAGCACACGACGTACACTGGGGCACTGGGGTAATTGGTATGCCACAGATTATCGAAGAGCTGAAACGTCAGCAATTTAAAGGGATGATCTCCGCGGAGTATGAGCATAACTGGGAAAACAACACGGGTGATGTAAAAGCCAGTGTAGAAAAATTCAGACAAGCATTGTAA
- a CDS encoding ATP-binding cassette domain-containing protein, translated as MNITLHDIGRRYNREWIFRHLSYTFSAGKRYAILGPNGSGKSTLIKLLTGSLSASEGTVQYQPELQQACSIDEVYQYLTIAAPYMELVEEFSLSELIDFHFQHKNYLPGYDKESLLRLSQLEDARDKEIKHFSSGMKQRLKLVLACCSASDLVFLDEPTSNLDVHGENWYLDLVEQTIGIERILIIGSNQPKEYAFCDEHLDIQNYKLFK; from the coding sequence TTGAACATTACGCTGCACGATATAGGAAGAAGGTATAACCGAGAGTGGATATTCAGACACTTAAGTTATACCTTTTCTGCTGGAAAGCGGTACGCTATTCTGGGGCCGAATGGTTCCGGAAAGTCGACGCTCATTAAGTTGCTGACGGGCAGTCTGTCGGCAAGTGAGGGTACAGTGCAGTATCAACCAGAGTTGCAACAAGCTTGTTCGATCGATGAGGTATACCAATACCTTACCATCGCAGCGCCTTACATGGAGTTGGTAGAGGAGTTCAGCCTGTCGGAATTGATTGACTTTCACTTCCAACACAAAAACTATTTGCCGGGCTACGACAAAGAATCACTTTTGCGATTGTCACAGCTGGAGGATGCCCGAGACAAAGAGATAAAACATTTCTCCTCGGGAATGAAGCAACGCCTTAAATTGGTACTTGCATGCTGTTCGGCCAGTGATTTAGTTTTTCTCGATGAGCCGACCAGCAACTTGGATGTACACGGAGAAAACTGGTATCTGGATCTGGTGGAGCAAACTATTGGCATCGAGCGTATACTCATTATTGGCTCCAACCAGCCAAAGGAATATGCTTTTTGTGATGAACATTTGGATATCCAAAACTACAAGCTTTTTAAATAA
- the gltX gene encoding glutamate--tRNA ligase: MSLEKKVRVRFAPSPTGGLHLGGVRTALFNYLFAKHHDGDFILRIEDTDQTRFVAGAEAYINECLAWCGIAPDESPEKPGAVGPYRQSERKPSYRQYAEQLIQSGHAYYAFDTAEELDEQRKLQPNFRYSHENRMSLRNSLSLDEAEVSKLLAEGHPHTIRIKMPEEGTVSFEDMIRERVVFETKLIDDKVLLKADGMPTYHLAVVVDDKAMEISHVFRGEEWLPSAPVHILLWEYLGWKQEMPQWAHLPLILKPDGNGKLSKRDGDRLGFPVYAMNWTDPTSGDTTVGFREKGFLPEAFVNMLAMLGWNDGTEEEFFTLNQLIEKFSVDRISKAGAKFDFEKAKWFNREWIQRTPNEELVPKIAALLVEKGIQAAVEKINTLLALVKDRMTFIADFWEHASYFFQAPESLDSAAVKPKWTAEKTTFFEKIITVFEAQDEWAASNIETLFKDKIAQSGLKVGELMLPLRIMLVGGKFGPDVFVIAETLGKEQVVQRIKNGLRIIQD, from the coding sequence ATGAGTTTGGAAAAGAAAGTCCGGGTGCGCTTCGCGCCCAGCCCGACAGGCGGTCTACATCTAGGGGGCGTACGTACCGCATTGTTCAATTATCTGTTTGCAAAGCACCACGACGGAGATTTTATTCTTCGCATCGAGGATACCGATCAAACCCGTTTTGTTGCTGGTGCCGAAGCGTATATCAACGAATGTCTCGCCTGGTGTGGCATCGCCCCGGATGAAAGTCCAGAAAAACCCGGTGCAGTCGGGCCCTATCGCCAAAGCGAAAGGAAGCCTTCTTATCGTCAATACGCGGAGCAGTTGATTCAATCCGGACATGCCTATTATGCTTTCGACACGGCCGAAGAGCTGGACGAACAGCGTAAATTACAACCAAACTTTCGCTATAGTCATGAAAATCGCATGAGTCTTCGTAACTCACTGAGCTTAGATGAAGCAGAAGTCTCCAAACTTTTAGCAGAAGGCCATCCGCACACTATCCGGATCAAAATGCCTGAAGAAGGTACGGTCTCTTTTGAGGATATGATACGGGAACGTGTGGTCTTCGAGACCAAACTGATTGATGACAAAGTGTTGCTAAAAGCGGATGGTATGCCAACCTACCATCTTGCGGTTGTCGTGGATGATAAGGCGATGGAAATTTCTCACGTCTTCCGTGGAGAAGAGTGGTTGCCGTCTGCCCCTGTTCACATCTTGCTATGGGAATATCTCGGCTGGAAACAGGAGATGCCACAATGGGCTCATTTACCGTTAATCTTAAAACCAGACGGTAATGGAAAGTTAAGCAAACGGGATGGCGATCGCCTGGGCTTCCCAGTCTATGCTATGAATTGGACAGATCCTACTTCCGGAGATACCACCGTAGGATTTCGCGAGAAGGGTTTCCTACCCGAAGCATTTGTAAACATGTTGGCCATGTTGGGCTGGAACGATGGTACGGAGGAAGAATTTTTTACCCTGAATCAGCTTATTGAAAAGTTCTCCGTAGATCGTATTAGTAAAGCGGGCGCTAAGTTTGATTTTGAGAAAGCGAAATGGTTCAACAGAGAATGGATTCAACGTACTCCGAATGAAGAATTGGTCCCGAAGATCGCAGCACTATTAGTAGAAAAAGGCATTCAGGCAGCGGTAGAAAAAATAAATACCCTATTAGCTTTGGTTAAAGATCGGATGACGTTTATTGCCGATTTCTGGGAGCATGCTTCCTACTTTTTTCAAGCACCAGAATCATTGGATAGTGCTGCTGTAAAGCCAAAGTGGACAGCAGAAAAAACAACTTTTTTCGAAAAAATAATTACCGTTTTTGAAGCGCAGGACGAATGGGCCGCGAGTAATATAGAAACCCTATTTAAGGATAAAATAGCACAGTCCGGACTCAAAGTAGGGGAATTGATGCTGCCATTGCGTATCATGTTGGTCGGTGGAAAATTTGGCCCAGATGTATTTGTGATCGCAGAGACACTTGGAAAAGAACAGGTTGTACAACGCATAAAAAATGGATTAAGAATTATACAAGACTAA